One part of the Asterias amurensis chromosome 11, ASM3211899v1 genome encodes these proteins:
- the LOC139943712 gene encoding uncharacterized protein: MQIIVGLLVLVVGTPYSYAAECLSNWNAIGNQCYYANPTATYTSLTWAKARQTCLDMGADLPVIDTAAEFDALYTLTKVLGNNAWLGCNSSSWEKFTCVDHDSYYNSEADSRGHWPWKVGQPSSMASSQCLVLNVVDEIGNGVLTSLSCGSQLSSTILCEQAPTNTQYTVITTDPAMADVPSTLGRAQPEPTRAATKEGTTETYKTTSHGLTRAGTAPLVTSAVVTTDVVTSEVVTREGGTSEGVTSKGVTTNGVTSEVVTSEEVTTKTLFTGETTSPVTSTAPHNLDQTLAEPSSELNPRVQTEISTVVSTTSTGGKSPVETTQVKATEPSEKVTVHSSSPNEESGTCYVMMEPDPESNNRARWLVPQPDPCLCKRIRLGGINTQTTARQYPVKFMDTVVVGRDPVEIRNWLGCQNRE, translated from the exons AT GCAAATCATCGTGGGTTTGCTCGTATTGGTTGTTGGCACGCCTTACTCGTACGCCG cGGAGTGTTTATCTAATTGGAATGCAATTGGTAATCAGTGTTACTATGCCAATCCTACCGCCACCTACACATCACTCACATGGGCCAAAGCGAGGCAAACTTGCCTCGACATGGGGGCCGACCTTCCCGTCATCGACACCGCTGCGGAGTTCGACGCACTGTACACGCTGACCAAGGTGTTGGGTAACAACGCGTGGTTAGGATGTAATTCTTCTTCATGGGAGAAGTTCACCTGCGTAGACCACGACTCGTACTACAACTCGGAGGCTGATTCCAGAGGACACTGGC CTTGGAAAGTAGGCCAACCTTCATCGATGGCTAGTAGTCAATGTCTAGTGCTGAACGTGGTGGATGAAATTGGCAATGGAGTCTTGACATCACTCTCGTGTGGCTCACAGCTATCCTCGACTATTCTGTGCGAACAAGCACCGACCAACACGCAGTATACTGTGATCACCACTGACCCTGCAATGGCGGACGTCCCCTCCACTTTAGGTCGGGCTCAGCCCGAGCCTACCCGAGCGGCAACCAAGGAAGGAACAACCGAGACTTACAAGACGACTTCTCATGGTCTTACTCGTGCCGGAACTGCTCCCTTGGTAACCTCTGCCGTGGTAACAACTGACGTGGTGACCAGCGAAGTGGTAACTAGAGAAGGGGGAACCAGCGAAGGGGTTACCAGCAAGGGAGTAACAACCAACGGGGTAACCAGCGAAGTGGTAACCAGCGAAGAAGTAACCACCAAGACTTTGTTTACTGGCGAGACGACCTCACCAGTAACTTCGACAGCTCCTCACAATTTAGATCAGACCCTAGCCGAGCCTAGCTCAGAGTTAAACCCGAGAGTACAGACCGAGATATCGACCGTAGTAAGCACGACCTCCACTGGTGGAAAGAGCCCCGTTGAGACTACACAAGTGAAGGCAACCGAACCGTCCGAGAAGGTGACTGTTCATAGCAGCTCACCAAACGAAG aatctGGGACATGCTACGTCATGATGGAGCCCGATCCCGAATCTAATAACCGCGCTCGATGGCTCGTACCTCAGCCCGATCCATGCCTCTGCAAGCGGATCCGTCTCGGGGGCATAAACACCCAAACCACGGCTCGGCAGTACCCGGTGAAGTTCATGGACACCGTGGTTGTAGGTCGGGACCCAGTTGAGATTAGGAACTGGCTTGGATGTCAAAACCGAGAATAA
- the LOC139944519 gene encoding uncharacterized protein isoform X3, whose protein sequence is MTQTKSRKRNRDLEEETDLLPSPKRNDFNLNSALLSSNHLNGLNGTDELDDSRRYVQQNGACFNGQSAAAAQPHCSSDQNLASSVQPHHVNGHLPSPHNNNPQHINSVNIDSSTCTALSNLNLVSGEHGDTPSEEPTGECTHYETVNRVLRNAHFARLERMNGTFREDT, encoded by the exons ATGACACAAACAAAATCCAG GAAAAGAAATCGTGACCTGGAGGAGGAGACAGACCTCTTACCTTCACCAAAGAGAAATGACTTCAACCTAAACAG tgctCTTCTGAGCAGTAATCATTTAAATGGTTTAAATGGAACTGATGAATTGGACGACTCAAGAAGATATGTACAG CAGAATGGCGCTTGCTTCAACGGCCAATCAGCTGCAGCCGCTCAACCACACTGTTCATCGGATCAAAATCTCGCGTCTTCCGTTCAACCACACCACGTCAACGGCCACTTGCCATCGCCGCACAATAATAATCCACAACATATAAACTCAGTAAACATAGACTCCTCCACATGCACAGCTCTCAGTAACCTGAATCTCGTCTCCGGAGAACACGGGGATACGCCCAGTGAGGAACCCACGGGTGAATGCACCCATTACGAGACGGTCAACAGGGTTCTACGTAATGCCCACTTTGCAAGGCTAGAAAGAATGAATGGTACGTTTAGGGAAGACACATAA
- the LOC139944519 gene encoding uncharacterized protein isoform X1 has translation MTQTKSSRKRNRDLEEETDLLPSPKRNDFNLNSALLSSNHLNGLNGTDELDDSRRYVQQNGACFNGQSAAAAQPHCSSDQNLASSVQPHHVNGHLPSPHNNNPQHINSVNIDSSTCTALSNLNLVSGEHGDTPSEEPTGECTHYETVNRVLRNAHFARLERMNGTFREDT, from the exons ATGACACAAACAAAATCCAG CAGGAAAAGAAATCGTGACCTGGAGGAGGAGACAGACCTCTTACCTTCACCAAAGAGAAATGACTTCAACCTAAACAG tgctCTTCTGAGCAGTAATCATTTAAATGGTTTAAATGGAACTGATGAATTGGACGACTCAAGAAGATATGTACAG CAGAATGGCGCTTGCTTCAACGGCCAATCAGCTGCAGCCGCTCAACCACACTGTTCATCGGATCAAAATCTCGCGTCTTCCGTTCAACCACACCACGTCAACGGCCACTTGCCATCGCCGCACAATAATAATCCACAACATATAAACTCAGTAAACATAGACTCCTCCACATGCACAGCTCTCAGTAACCTGAATCTCGTCTCCGGAGAACACGGGGATACGCCCAGTGAGGAACCCACGGGTGAATGCACCCATTACGAGACGGTCAACAGGGTTCTACGTAATGCCCACTTTGCAAGGCTAGAAAGAATGAATGGTACGTTTAGGGAAGACACATAA
- the LOC139944519 gene encoding uncharacterized protein isoform X2 yields MTQTKSSRKRNRDLEEETDLLPSPKRNDFNLNSALLSSNHLNGLNGTDELDDSRRYVQNGACFNGQSAAAAQPHCSSDQNLASSVQPHHVNGHLPSPHNNNPQHINSVNIDSSTCTALSNLNLVSGEHGDTPSEEPTGECTHYETVNRVLRNAHFARLERMNGTFREDT; encoded by the exons ATGACACAAACAAAATCCAG CAGGAAAAGAAATCGTGACCTGGAGGAGGAGACAGACCTCTTACCTTCACCAAAGAGAAATGACTTCAACCTAAACAG tgctCTTCTGAGCAGTAATCATTTAAATGGTTTAAATGGAACTGATGAATTGGACGACTCAAGAAGATATGTACAG AATGGCGCTTGCTTCAACGGCCAATCAGCTGCAGCCGCTCAACCACACTGTTCATCGGATCAAAATCTCGCGTCTTCCGTTCAACCACACCACGTCAACGGCCACTTGCCATCGCCGCACAATAATAATCCACAACATATAAACTCAGTAAACATAGACTCCTCCACATGCACAGCTCTCAGTAACCTGAATCTCGTCTCCGGAGAACACGGGGATACGCCCAGTGAGGAACCCACGGGTGAATGCACCCATTACGAGACGGTCAACAGGGTTCTACGTAATGCCCACTTTGCAAGGCTAGAAAGAATGAATGGTACGTTTAGGGAAGACACATAA